The genomic stretch TGTCCCCTGTCCTCgtcccctgtccctgtccctgtccctctccaaATTGTCCCTCTCCACAGCCACTCTGTCCCATAACCTGTCCCACAACCTCTGTCCCAGCCACCGCACCTGATATTTTGCATCGATGACTTTGGTGTCTCGGAAGTAGTAGAGGCTGTCGCTGCCCATATTGTAGCTGGCCACAGCTGCCTGTGCGGCCTTTTGCACCCGTGGGTCAGTGGGTGACAAGTTCTGGCGTTCTCCGGTCCTGCGGCTCCGCAGCTCGGCGCGGGCGTCCGGGGACAGGGTCAGGAGGCAGAATGCGAGCAGGCCAAGGCCCATCGCCAGCGGGAAGTGAGGACGCTCCATAGCCGCGGATTCGGTGTCTGGAGTTCCATCCTGCGCGGCTTTTACAGCCTTCGCGGGCCCCTCCCGGCCCCGCCCAACGCCTGCTTGTTTCCTTAGCAAGCCTGGACCCGCTTGCAGGTGCCTGGAGGCGGGTGCACCTCCCCTACCTACACagtgtaagaaccagaggtggcACTCAGGTCCCAGGACCTCTACGTGTAAAGATGTTGGCCTATCATTCCTATCTCCCAGGAGGGAGAGAACAGTTCATACCAGGGCCCTGACGTTTGAGTTGTCAAAAGCAATTATACGGTTACATTCTTACTGCCatcattttatcatttccttttttctttcttgtttgtttgtttttttcgagacagagtttctctgtatagccctggctgtcctggaactcactttgtagaccagactggtctcgaactcagaaatcacctgcctctgcctcccgagtgctgggattaaaggcatgcgccaccatgccccgcgCTGCCACCATTTTCTTATCGTGCCGTTTTTAGAGAAATTATAACTCGCAGCCTGCGTTTCttcttctgaaaaataaatgatataagGATCGATGAACTGACACAGGTAAAGAGCCTAAGAGAGGCCGGGTGCCATGCAAACGGTGGGTAGGAGTCCTTACTACTCAAGCCAGCACTACTGTCCCTCCCAGCCATGGTGGACCCGGTTGGCTGACCCTTTCACTTTGCAGAGGTGGGACGCCATGGCACAGAGGGAGAAGTAATATGCGCAACGATTTCAACTGGTCCCTAGTAAGTAAGTATACTGAAGAGCctaagtcttgtgtgtgtgtgtgtgtgtgtgtgtgtgtacgctaTAAAATAAGATCTTGTGtgtccctggctgaccttgaatttcatagctcaggatgactttgaactcctgatctccctgcttctcccttccaagtgctagcattaccatcatattttatttggtgctgagaacagaatccagggcttcatgcgtGTTagagacaagcactctaccaactaatgTCCCCAGCCTCATTTCATTTTGCTGGGCTTGAACctagggtcttgtgcatgctgggcaaacacttCACCTGCAGCCCtcgtttttttttgcttttgtttttgtttttttttcaagacagggtttctctgtgtatccctggctctcctggaactcactctgtagaccaggttggcctcgtactcagagatctgcctgcctccgcctcccaagtgctgggattaaaggcgtgtgccaccacgcccggcatgcaGCCCTCATTTTACTCCTTATCTTTAGATAGGGACTTGTTGATCACCCAGGCTGACCATGAGGCCCTTGCTCTATAGACTGGGCTAACCGTGAAGCCCTTTCTCTGTAGACTGCAGGCCTTGAGTCTGTGGCTTCCCAGCTTCAGCCTCCTGGCaggaattacaggcctgtgctaccaggTCAAGTTCACATCTATGTTCTTAGCTCAGGCTGAGTTTGAAAAGAAAGACTTGCCTCCAAAGAGGGGCGTGTCACACCAGTTGCCATCTTTCTAACTGGGAGGCTTTGGATAGTCACTCAGGGCCTGGGTGTCCTATGGGAAATAGGATGACAAGTCTTTTTTCCTAAAGCTGTTCTTCTGACAATGACGGTTCCTGGTTGTTATCCCTAAGGACACTGGACATCCAGTGGGGTAGGAGCAGATCAGCCACCCCATGGCGGCTGCACGTGGGCTGCCCTGGCAAAGTTTCTTTCCCCGGGCATCTTATTTCATGTTTTCTGACTAGCTCAATGccactttccctcttttttttttttttttttNNNNNNNNNNNNNNNNNNNNNNNNNNNNNNNNNNNNNNNNNNNNNNNNNNNNNNNNNNNNNNNNNNNNNNNNNNNNNNNNNNNNNNNNNNNNNNNNNNNNNNNNNNNNNNNNNNNNNNNNNNNNNNNNNNNNNNNNNNNNNNNNNNNNNNNNNNNNNNNNNNNNNNNNNNNNNNNttttttttttttcactttacttatctattttttattacttttttaaaaagagaaatgttcatGCCTCAGCATGGGAGAGGTGCATATGTGCGCGTGCCATAGCATGCACACGCAGAAgatgagagatgtgtgtgtgcatgccatagCGTGCACACGCAGGTCAGAGGTCATTTTTCCAGaactggttctctctttccaccaggGGGGTCTGAagtttgaacccaggtcttcagccttggcagcaagcatctttacccactgagggcCACTTACGGGCCCTCCCTGAGGGTCCTAAATGGAACTTGAAAGAAGAGGCTGCTTTCAGCACCTAGCAGACAGTTAGAACTTGAGAAGCCATTGCTCCGCTGTGGTGACTATTACAGGCAGGCACCGAGAACACTCTTCCTCCAGTTCTAGACCTTTGAGCATGCCAGGCTCGTGACGCAGTGATTCTGGACCCCCAGTGTGATCGCTCCCCATCCAGCTACGAGCTTGCTCCACCCAACAGCCCAGCTATGAAAGACAAACTGCCAGGCCCAGGGGatcccacctgtaatcccagcactcggcagcagaggcaggcagagctctgtgagttcaagactagtctggtgtacagagtgagtcccaggccaagGATACATAGGGAGACTTATGAGTCTTTGTTGTCCCCTCagcttcccccccccaa from Mus caroli chromosome 19, CAROLI_EIJ_v1.1, whole genome shotgun sequence encodes the following:
- the Cst6 gene encoding cystatin-M, translating into MERPHFPLAMGLGLLAFCLLTLSPDARAELRSRRTGERQNLSPTDPRVQKAAQAAVASYNMGSDSLYYFRDTKVIDAKYQLVAGIKYYLTLDIESTECRKTRVSGEHMDLTTCPLAAGGQQEKLRCNFELLEVPWKNTTQLLKHDCVQV